A window of Exiguobacterium sp. FSL W8-0210 contains these coding sequences:
- a CDS encoding ABC transporter ATP-binding protein codes for MLEVKGLQKRYGRKKHVLRDVTFSVGLNEVTCLIGLNGEGKSTILKAILGLIPVDAGTVTVDGKASRDQIAFVPDLQTMPSYMTIGQALVYMADHYPDWNQETAERLLQTFQLFTTDKMANLSKGNKAKFNLVLGFALDRPYILLDEPLAGIDLFMKEQIAWIFSSEFMEGRSILMTTHEIAEVEQVIDRVLFLRDGKIVEVKETDELRGRHHQSVQDRMREVYQG; via the coding sequence ATGCTTGAAGTGAAGGGGCTACAAAAGCGATACGGACGAAAAAAGCACGTCTTACGTGACGTGACGTTCTCTGTCGGTCTAAACGAAGTGACATGTCTGATCGGTTTAAACGGGGAAGGAAAGTCAACGATTTTAAAAGCAATTCTCGGTCTGATTCCGGTGGATGCCGGGACGGTGACAGTCGACGGTAAAGCGTCGCGCGACCAGATCGCGTTCGTGCCTGATCTCCAGACGATGCCGAGCTACATGACGATCGGACAAGCGCTCGTATATATGGCAGATCATTATCCGGACTGGAATCAAGAGACAGCGGAACGGTTACTGCAGACGTTTCAGCTGTTTACGACGGATAAAATGGCGAACTTATCAAAAGGGAACAAAGCGAAGTTCAATCTCGTCTTAGGATTCGCCCTCGATCGACCGTACATATTACTCGACGAACCGCTCGCGGGAATCGATTTGTTCATGAAGGAACAGATTGCCTGGATTTTCTCAAGTGAGTTCATGGAAGGACGAAGCATCCTGATGACGACTCACGAAATCGCTGAAGTCGAGCAGGTGATCGACCGAGTGTTGTTCTTACGGGACGGAAAGATCGTCGAAGTCAAAGAGACGGATGAACTGCGAGGTCGTCATCATCAATCGGTCCAAGACCGGATGCGGGAGGTATATCAAGGATGA
- a CDS encoding DUF1643 domain-containing protein, translating to MTPADSSELLIEESSIRVQTTFDRDKTKRYLRSYIFDDIAEGTHVAALIYTPRTTDAFLSGTTTQRAYNLMKKYVSDPVKQYDIISLMPDLLVSEDLPFAQASFDETNYAFVAKTLADVKAKNGVVLCGWGSPGRLMHHLPAYEELFDQYADILYCSGITNKGEPNHLRLTMDDSPMITYNDMKQKAKKLRRK from the coding sequence ATGACACCAGCCGATTCTTCCGAACTCTTGATTGAGGAATCGTCGATCCGCGTCCAGACGACGTTTGATCGAGACAAGACGAAACGCTACTTACGCAGCTATATCTTTGACGACATCGCAGAAGGAACGCACGTCGCCGCTTTAATCTACACACCACGGACGACGGACGCCTTTCTCTCCGGAACGACGACACAACGTGCGTACAATTTGATGAAGAAGTATGTCAGTGATCCCGTTAAACAATATGACATCATCAGTTTGATGCCGGACCTGCTCGTCAGCGAGGATCTGCCATTCGCTCAAGCGAGTTTCGATGAGACGAACTATGCGTTCGTCGCGAAGACACTTGCCGATGTCAAAGCGAAAAATGGCGTCGTCCTCTGTGGCTGGGGTTCTCCTGGTCGTCTGATGCACCACTTGCCGGCATATGAGGAACTGTTTGATCAATATGCTGACATCCTTTATTGCTCCGGCATAACGAACAAAGGTGAACCGAACCATCTGCGCTTGACGATGGACGATAGTCCAATGATCACGTATAACGACATGAAACAAAAAGCGAAAAAATTGCGTCGTAAATGA
- a CDS encoding SMI1/KNR4 family protein yields the protein MPFWDEDLQEETMISVKETDIQRIEQAVNGSLPVRYLEQIREQNGGAPEAMAVMVEFKNTWSDEESGLHLPLRSMTSLTFERYLDELSVLREWDVEGNVMMFAEGEGSYFWYFHFMEAAEPTVWCLDISDETTYFVAATYDEWLTKLSTDVPEVVMPDVVFLTLPEIKDILRGDDENEKLLAYSHWMILDEEQEELIEAFMTLIERNDQPDFLDSYAYYLMEVLTNNPELLEQKRDDVTTLILSKGDDLDAEDLLSWMDEEIDEEF from the coding sequence ATGCCATTTTGGGATGAAGATCTACAAGAAGAAACGATGATTTCAGTCAAAGAAACAGACATTCAACGAATCGAGCAAGCCGTCAACGGTTCACTCCCCGTCCGTTACCTCGAACAAATCCGGGAACAAAACGGTGGTGCCCCAGAAGCTATGGCCGTGATGGTCGAGTTCAAGAATACATGGTCGGACGAAGAAAGCGGATTGCACCTCCCACTCCGCTCCATGACGTCATTGACATTCGAACGGTATCTGGACGAATTGTCGGTCCTCAGGGAATGGGATGTCGAAGGAAACGTCATGATGTTCGCGGAAGGAGAAGGGAGCTATTTTTGGTACTTCCACTTCATGGAGGCTGCTGAGCCGACTGTCTGGTGCCTCGATATTTCGGATGAAACGACCTATTTTGTCGCGGCGACCTATGACGAGTGGTTAACGAAGCTGAGTACCGATGTTCCGGAAGTCGTCATGCCGGATGTTGTATTTCTGACGTTACCTGAAATCAAGGACATTCTCCGTGGAGATGACGAAAACGAAAAACTTCTCGCATACTCCCACTGGATGATTCTCGATGAAGAACAGGAAGAACTCATCGAAGCGTTCATGACACTGATCGAACGAAACGACCAGCCTGATTTCCTCGATTCTTATGCGTATTACCTCATGGAAGTCTTGACGAACAACCCGGAGTTGTTAGAACAGAAACGAGATGACGTCACGACCTTGATCCTCAGTAAAGGTGACGATCTCGATGCAGAAGACTTGCTATCTTGGATGGATGAAGAGATAGACGAAGAGTTCTGA
- a CDS encoding DUF2922 family protein, translated as MEHTIVLTFDTVTKKPYRLRIAGAKENATVAEIKAIGDLFVAHDPFMNGVTRLASAELQNSSESPFVL; from the coding sequence CATACGATCGTCCTGACATTTGATACGGTGACAAAAAAACCGTATCGCTTACGGATCGCTGGTGCGAAGGAGAATGCGACCGTTGCTGAGATCAAAGCAATCGGTGACTTGTTCGTCGCCCATGACCCATTCATGAACGGTGTCACACGTCTCGCGTCCGCTGAATTGCAAAATAGTTCGGAATCGCCATTCGTCTTGTAA
- a CDS encoding CPBP family intramembrane glutamic endopeptidase: MYLFVNGFLLGLLVVLSIIAAVRPVDLTIVPRKEFYPSMVQSSGILCLLLVGGTLISGTRLPEIGLTFFVPSGPVWYATIGLIVLLCFVLLLTATVPAFRKRLLPLYQSEAERLILPRTKEERTGFQMVALMAGVTEELIYRGFLFHALGLFLPFSNISFVWIGAILFGVAHRYQGWFAILVTGLIGAGFGYLYLALETLWPLIIIHVLIDLVAVYIYKDDVNS; the protein is encoded by the coding sequence ATGTATCTCTTCGTAAATGGATTTTTACTCGGATTGCTCGTCGTCCTTTCGATCATCGCAGCGGTCCGACCGGTCGATTTGACGATCGTCCCACGCAAGGAATTTTATCCCTCGATGGTCCAGTCGAGTGGTATCTTATGTCTGTTGCTCGTCGGCGGAACGCTGATCAGCGGTACACGGTTGCCAGAAATCGGCTTGACGTTTTTTGTCCCAAGTGGTCCGGTCTGGTACGCGACGATCGGACTGATCGTCCTTCTCTGCTTCGTCTTACTTTTGACGGCGACTGTTCCAGCGTTTCGCAAACGTTTGTTGCCGCTTTATCAAAGTGAGGCGGAGCGACTGATTCTGCCGCGAACGAAAGAGGAGCGGACCGGGTTTCAGATGGTCGCGCTGATGGCAGGGGTGACGGAAGAGTTGATCTATCGCGGTTTTCTCTTTCATGCTCTCGGATTATTTTTACCGTTTTCTAACATCAGTTTCGTCTGGATCGGGGCAATCTTGTTTGGTGTCGCACATCGTTATCAAGGATGGTTTGCGATCCTCGTCACGGGACTGATCGGGGCGGGATTCGGTTACTTGTATCTAGCACTCGAAACACTCTGGCCGCTGATCATCATCCATGTCTTGATCGATCTCGTTGCTGTCTACATTTACAAGGACGATGTTAATTCCTGA
- a CDS encoding lytic transglycosylase domain-containing protein, translating to MRKVFRISILFVLFALIVSSFIYWQNRERVQNEMYRTYYGQHGVPAENIDIYEQAAARYGIDWKLLASIHRVETIFSNSSAMQSSVGAIGPFQFMPKTWVGWGYEGGTSLGDIEHDGIDVTDPEAIEKYGGLGVDADGDGKADPTSLVDSAHTAAKYLKQHDVTKTSDRDTLATALFEYNRSEQYVSDVLAQYDRYQQHVEAIDANDLDLKKKTLAFFLRISSRLTN from the coding sequence ATGCGAAAAGTTTTTCGAATCAGCATCTTGTTCGTACTGTTCGCCCTCATCGTCAGTAGCTTCATCTACTGGCAAAATCGGGAACGTGTTCAAAACGAAATGTATCGTACGTATTATGGACAGCATGGCGTACCTGCCGAGAACATCGACATCTACGAACAAGCCGCGGCACGTTACGGCATCGACTGGAAGCTGCTCGCCTCCATTCATCGCGTCGAGACGATCTTCTCCAACTCGTCAGCGATGCAATCGTCCGTCGGCGCTATCGGTCCATTCCAATTCATGCCGAAAACATGGGTCGGTTGGGGATACGAAGGTGGCACGTCGCTCGGTGACATCGAGCATGACGGCATCGACGTGACGGATCCGGAAGCCATCGAGAAATATGGTGGTCTCGGAGTGGACGCGGACGGCGACGGGAAAGCTGACCCGACGAGTCTCGTCGACAGCGCCCACACGGCAGCGAAATACCTGAAACAACATGATGTCACGAAGACATCCGACCGAGACACGCTCGCGACAGCACTGTTTGAATACAATCGCAGTGAACAATATGTTTCTGACGTGCTCGCCCAATACGATCGTTACCAGCAACACGTCGAGGCGATCGATGCGAACGACCTCGACCTCAAGAAGAAGACACTCGCATTCTTCCTTCGCATCAGCTCACGTTTGACCAATTAA